A genomic window from Leptospiraceae bacterium includes:
- a CDS encoding PAS domain-containing sensor histidine kinase, which translates to MKRNYFFLSISLFLVIFVSTIWDIKVAYSHFDDLALIRMNMIYKFLTVLHGHDSRLNEDFTKLNELFSEDTIKFHLIESKSSSDYNQFDSWERRSIEYLSAEKKFYFEKFTNKFSDRFRMIVPIEEQGRNNLKYTSIYVLFNTLNSRKAVIVSFSVIAHIIVYFIAQFLLYLYFKKEDTYIQAVLKSKEKYRKLFTNMQEAYGMINSKGEFIEVNSAYLKLFGYTDYEELKQFKAQDLWVDLTFREKLRKQIAKDNKYEFKNVPFKRKDSSLIYLDGSGFRFKDENGEIYSSTILLDVTERIKYERSLEELNASKDKFFSIIAHDLKNPFNGILGFTDLILMNIGGMSKEKIQEMIVNIKKSADRAFHLLENLLLWASSHTNRIQFNPINNEINSIIMENIELCNTIASNKNIKMKFETEKLYYGIIDRNMISTVIRNLLTNAIKFSRPQTEIIISVNKSLKDYEVSIQDFGIGIAEEDVSKLFKIDDKIVRKDTSGNIGSGLGLMICKEFIERHGGKIWAESKINLGTKFTFSIPKRIYKEV; encoded by the coding sequence ATGAAAAGGAATTACTTTTTTCTAAGTATATCTCTATTTTTAGTAATTTTTGTATCAACTATATGGGATATAAAAGTTGCTTATTCTCACTTTGATGACCTTGCATTAATTAGAATGAATATGATATATAAGTTCTTAACCGTTTTGCATGGTCATGACTCAAGATTGAATGAGGATTTTACAAAGTTAAATGAACTTTTCTCTGAGGATACCATAAAGTTTCATTTGATTGAAAGTAAAAGTAGCTCTGATTATAACCAATTTGATTCCTGGGAAAGAAGAAGTATAGAATATTTATCAGCAGAGAAAAAGTTCTATTTTGAAAAATTTACAAATAAATTCTCTGATCGCTTTCGAATGATAGTTCCGATTGAAGAACAAGGAAGAAACAATTTAAAATATACGAGCATTTATGTATTATTTAATACTCTGAATAGTAGAAAAGCTGTTATAGTAAGCTTTTCTGTAATTGCTCACATTATAGTTTATTTTATTGCTCAATTCCTACTCTATCTTTATTTTAAAAAAGAGGATACCTATATACAAGCTGTTCTTAAAAGTAAAGAGAAATACCGGAAACTGTTTACAAATATGCAAGAAGCATATGGTATGATAAATTCAAAAGGAGAATTTATAGAAGTTAATTCTGCATATTTAAAGTTATTTGGATATACTGACTATGAAGAGTTGAAACAATTTAAAGCACAGGACTTATGGGTTGATCTGACATTCAGAGAAAAATTGCGAAAACAGATTGCAAAAGACAATAAGTATGAATTTAAGAACGTACCTTTTAAAAGAAAAGATAGTTCATTGATATATTTAGATGGAAGTGGGTTTAGATTCAAAGATGAAAATGGAGAAATATATTCATCAACCATTCTACTTGATGTAACAGAACGAATAAAGTATGAAAGGAGTTTGGAAGAGTTAAATGCAAGTAAAGATAAATTCTTTTCAATCATTGCTCATGACCTAAAAAATCCATTTAATGGTATTTTAGGATTTACTGATTTAATATTAATGAATATTGGTGGTATGTCTAAGGAAAAAATTCAGGAGATGATTGTGAATATAAAGAAATCAGCTGATCGAGCCTTTCATTTGCTTGAGAATCTCTTACTTTGGGCAAGTTCTCATACCAATAGAATTCAATTTAACCCTATAAATAACGAGATAAACTCTATAATAATGGAAAATATTGAATTATGTAATACAATCGCTTCGAATAAAAATATAAAAATGAAATTTGAGACCGAGAAACTTTATTATGGAATTATAGATAGGAATATGATAAGTACTGTTATTAGAAACTTATTAACAAATGCTATTAAATTTTCACGACCGCAAACTGAGATTATTATATCAGTTAATAAGAGTTTAAAGGATTATGAAGTTTCTATTCAAGATTTTGGAATCGGAATTGCAGAGGAAGATGTTTCTAAATTATTTAAAATTGATGATAAAATAGTTAGAAAAGATACTTCTGGTAATATTGGGTCCGGACTGGGATTGATGATTTGTAAAGAGTTTATTGAAAGACATGGAGGAAAAATATGGGCTGAAAGCAAAATTAATTTAGGTACCAAATTTACTTTTAGTATCCCAAAAAGAATATATAAAGAAGTATGA
- a CDS encoding response regulator has translation MKSTRYILFLILYFILFFISCHKTNSPKSFPKTINGILHLEHWDFAKDGTVNLDGEWEFYWNKLLKPKDCRLNQTCLKTHIPVPRHWMGWKIKEQTLEHKGYASYRLVVYLPEIKDLALKLNRIGTAYKLFVNGSLLSEIGKVSTDPKDAQAYFYPQVIDIPNSNEKELEILLQVSNYHHRRGGILERIIIGKKKQIASMREANLSMDLFLVGSLLIMGFYHFGLFILRKKNRLALYFGILCSSLALNSLMFGERYFYRLFSGFPYNWGVTLEFLTFNSAVPAFLLFISEVFPEEINKKIIKPILTSCVIVLSIILFFPPRLLTFVINISYIHIITVVIYAIYIMILASIHKREGAKIFLSGFIIFALFIVNDILYVTNIIRTAQLVPLGFFWFIFSQSFFLSMRFSSAFSTVEILSNDLEKQNRRLQQLDKLKDEFLSNTSHELRTPLNGIIGLAESLLDGIAGQPNSIAKNNLKLIVSSGKRLSSLVNDILDFSKLRNHELHLQLKPVDLQSLTEVVLTMSKPLILNKSLSLLNHIPSDVPLIFADENRLQQIMFNLIGNAIKFTEEGEVIVGIKNSKDPSIHNPKPSFLTVYVQDTGIGIPRERIDSIFQTFEQVDASIERKYGGTGLGLAVTRKLIELHGGKIWAESELGIGSTFYFTLPLTQNLDSNPRIDIEALRDRKPITESFVAVENGIDTEIIPLQRTAAEVRGSILVVDDEIVNLQVMENQLSLSGFRVYKASNGEDALRIIPEIQPDLILLDIMMPRISGYEVCQQLRKTYKPNELPIIFLSAKSQMEAVIHGFKKGGNDYMIKPFNKDELKQRVTTHIHLTRVFKMTNQFFPEEYLKFLSLSSILDIQLGKYIKKAMSIMFIDIRSYTSISEKMNVEENFIFINQFLKYINPAIRENEGLVNQYMGDGLMILFPGEVESGIRSAISILEGVKAFNKNLITQGKESIRVGIGINYGEVAFGIIGSEYRKSGNVISDTVNLASRMEGLTKYYGSTVIISEYIYKKIKNESSYPIRYLDRVRAKGKTKPVRIYELITEEEKDKLEAIEDFKRGIYYYLAGKFDKSLKIFEDLNNLYKNDKAVEIYRQRIEEILKNGTEENWDGTFDHLSK, from the coding sequence ATGAAATCTACCCGTTATATTCTATTTTTGATTCTTTACTTCATTTTATTTTTCATCTCCTGTCATAAAACCAATTCTCCCAAAAGCTTCCCAAAGACAATTAATGGAATATTACATTTAGAACATTGGGACTTTGCTAAAGATGGAACGGTTAATCTGGATGGAGAATGGGAATTTTATTGGAATAAGTTATTAAAGCCTAAGGATTGCAGGCTAAACCAGACATGTTTAAAAACGCACATTCCTGTTCCAAGACATTGGATGGGATGGAAAATAAAAGAGCAGACCCTTGAGCATAAAGGCTATGCCAGCTATAGACTTGTTGTCTATCTTCCTGAAATCAAAGACCTTGCCTTAAAATTAAATCGCATCGGCACTGCTTATAAACTGTTTGTAAATGGAAGCCTTCTTTCTGAAATTGGAAAAGTTAGTACCGATCCAAAAGATGCACAGGCTTACTTCTATCCACAAGTAATAGATATACCCAATTCAAATGAAAAGGAACTTGAAATACTCCTGCAGGTATCTAACTATCACCACAGACGTGGTGGTATTTTAGAAAGAATTATAATCGGAAAGAAAAAACAGATAGCTTCCATGCGAGAAGCAAATTTAAGCATGGATCTCTTTTTGGTGGGTAGCCTGTTGATTATGGGTTTCTATCATTTTGGACTTTTCATATTGAGAAAGAAAAATCGTCTTGCTTTATACTTTGGAATTTTATGTAGCAGTCTTGCACTTAACTCCCTTATGTTTGGAGAAAGATACTTTTATAGACTATTCAGTGGCTTCCCTTATAACTGGGGAGTCACTCTTGAATTTTTAACTTTTAATTCTGCAGTTCCTGCTTTTCTTTTATTTATTTCAGAAGTATTTCCCGAAGAGATTAATAAAAAAATAATAAAGCCCATTCTTACTTCCTGTGTTATTGTTCTGAGTATAATCCTTTTCTTTCCTCCACGATTACTAACATTTGTAATCAATATTTCTTACATCCATATTATTACGGTAGTAATATATGCAATATATATAATGATTCTTGCCAGCATTCATAAAAGAGAGGGAGCTAAAATTTTCCTCTCAGGTTTTATTATTTTTGCCTTGTTTATTGTTAACGATATATTATATGTTACTAACATTATAAGAACCGCGCAACTGGTTCCTCTGGGTTTTTTTTGGTTTATTTTTTCTCAATCCTTTTTTCTGTCCATGCGCTTTTCAAGTGCTTTTTCTACCGTTGAAATCCTTTCAAATGATTTAGAAAAACAAAATAGACGATTACAACAGCTTGATAAACTCAAAGATGAATTTCTTTCAAATACTTCACACGAACTTCGCACCCCATTAAATGGGATTATCGGTCTCGCTGAATCATTACTCGATGGGATAGCGGGCCAACCCAATTCTATTGCAAAAAACAACCTCAAATTAATTGTTAGTAGCGGTAAAAGGCTTTCCAGTCTTGTAAATGATATTCTTGACTTCTCAAAGCTCCGTAATCATGAATTGCACTTACAACTAAAACCTGTAGATTTGCAAAGTCTTACGGAAGTAGTACTTACCATGTCAAAGCCTTTAATTTTAAATAAGTCCTTAAGTTTATTAAACCATATTCCATCTGATGTTCCCCTAATTTTTGCCGATGAAAATCGTCTACAACAGATTATGTTCAATCTAATAGGAAATGCCATTAAGTTTACAGAAGAAGGAGAGGTAATTGTAGGGATAAAGAATAGTAAGGATCCCTCTATTCATAATCCAAAACCTTCCTTTCTCACAGTTTATGTTCAAGATACCGGCATTGGAATTCCCCGGGAACGCATAGACTCTATTTTTCAAACTTTTGAACAAGTTGACGCTTCTATTGAGCGTAAATATGGAGGAACAGGTCTCGGTCTTGCTGTTACCAGGAAACTTATAGAACTGCATGGAGGAAAAATCTGGGCTGAATCAGAATTAGGGATAGGCTCCACATTTTATTTTACCTTACCCCTAACTCAGAACCTTGATTCAAATCCTCGAATTGATATTGAAGCGTTGAGAGATCGTAAACCTATCACAGAGAGCTTTGTTGCAGTCGAGAATGGTATTGATACAGAGATTATCCCGCTCCAAAGAACAGCCGCTGAAGTCAGGGGTAGTATACTGGTTGTAGATGATGAAATTGTCAATCTACAGGTGATGGAAAATCAACTTTCTTTGAGTGGATTTCGTGTATATAAAGCCAGTAATGGAGAAGATGCCTTAAGGATAATTCCGGAAATTCAACCGGATTTAATTCTATTAGATATTATGATGCCCCGGATTTCGGGATATGAAGTATGTCAACAGTTACGGAAAACATATAAACCTAATGAACTTCCTATTATCTTTTTATCAGCCAAATCTCAGATGGAAGCTGTTATTCATGGTTTTAAGAAAGGAGGAAATGATTATATGATAAAACCCTTTAATAAGGATGAACTTAAACAGCGTGTTACCACGCATATACATTTGACCAGAGTATTTAAGATGACAAACCAGTTTTTTCCTGAAGAATATCTAAAGTTTTTATCCTTATCCAGTATACTTGATATACAATTGGGAAAATATATAAAAAAAGCAATGTCTATTATGTTTATTGATATTCGTTCCTATACGAGTATTTCCGAGAAAATGAATGTGGAAGAAAATTTTATCTTTATAAATCAATTTCTTAAATATATTAATCCGGCAATTAGAGAAAATGAAGGGCTTGTAAATCAGTATATGGGAGATGGATTGATGATACTTTTTCCCGGAGAAGTGGAGAGTGGAATTCGCTCCGCTATAAGTATTTTAGAAGGGGTAAAGGCTTTTAATAAAAATTTAATTACACAGGGTAAGGAAAGTATACGTGTAGGAATAGGCATTAATTATGGAGAAGTAGCATTTGGTATCATCGGAAGCGAATATCGCAAATCAGGAAATGTTATTTCCGATACAGTAAACCTGGCATCGAGAATGGAAGGTTTAACAAAATATTATGGTTCTACTGTAATTATTAGTGAATACATATATAAGAAAATTAAGAATGAATCTTCCTATCCAATTCGCTATCTGGACAGGGTTCGAGCAAAAGGTAAAACAAAACCGGTAAGAATCTATGAACTCATTACGGAAGAAGAAAAAGACAAACTAGAAGCAATAGAAGATTTTAAAAGAGGGATTTATTATTACTTAGCTGGTAAATTTGATAAATCCTTGAAAATATTTGAGGATCTTAATAATCTTTATAAAAATGATAAGGCAGTTGAAATATACAGGCAAAGAATAGAAGAAATTTTAAAAAATGGTACAGAGGAAAACTGGGATGGAACCTTTGATCATCTTAGTAAGTAA
- a CDS encoding putative Ig domain-containing protein, with translation MKLFHIFFLILFISCNPSTYNSTKDNFLRSFFNTNAGKKSPPSLFLTLKGKIADSNSKPVKNISIQLNSSGIDSAIPELSVRNASGENELICTDYNLKPGEVTCIFNLQLPQYQNFQAPIRLSFTGNGKEIAQIASFNLFRSSNRFILNTKIPDESTSFTLFNGNTQLPLTTIAIEDFMAGSITDDKGNYSFTIQAGKKYILHLKSPEKALSTIEINLENILTEEQLKEIIQNPSLLPFQISNNFQNLFTELSISSSNINTVPSNIDNISNLDYYKDPASSNTSISLPTVFYSPSTQSLTVGSSSTISPTVSGTVNSFSISPSLPSGLSFNSSTGLISGTPSVSLSSTVFTVTATNIAGSVSTSLTLSILPINPDPPSSLSYSSSSNTFLQGVSISSLNPVVTGTVTSYSVNPALPTGLSLNTSTGVISGTPSATQAASSYTITASNTAGSTNTSILIIINPQAPSVLIYSGSPFTFTINAPINPQNPVVTGTVTSYSVNPALPTGLSLNTSTGAINGTPSAIQGASSYTVTATNVTGSTNTSISITVNSNPPSGLNYSGNTFTFIKNTAISPQNPTVTGTVTSYSVSPTLPSGLSLNTSTGVISGTPSATQVASSYTVTATNAYGNTTVSISITINDAPPSSLSYTAAPFTFTQGIAISPQNPVVTGTVTSYSVNPALPSGLSLNTSTGVISGTPSATQGVSSYTVTATNSSGSTNTSVSITIIIPAPSSLSYSAAPFTFTQGIAISPQNPVVTGTVTSYSVNPALPSGLSLNTSTGVISGTPSATQGASSYTVTATNSSGSTNTSISITINGVPTLSGSRLLTRLSGASGGTVKAYGLVVDSAGNVFVGGTTNIAFDSQTITGSTDIFVIKYDSSGTKQWTKFAGASGKATEGLALAIDAGGNVYSAGYTFGAFNGVTCPAKNNQSCGYIIKYNTSGAPQWTVVHNLSSGNNARIESIAVSGTSVYVAGYATDGWNGLSCVNICTILSSYNTETGAHNWSQVIDAGNTNYIGKGIAVDGSGNIIITGYTYATIDTKTCTSTPCPAIAQYNSSGVRQWSDVIDVYGFSYATAIDSSGNSYIGGYIKGGTSIDSQNCSLTSIYYCYTLMKYNSSGIRQWSRVNGTTSKDAVTQGISSDGVNVYLTGYTTGGLNGQTQTGTRDIFLIKYASDGTLGWTYQAGVAGQLTDSFSIFYNSNNLYTGGYTTGALNGESLNGSYDAFFEKYQ, from the coding sequence ATGAAATTATTCCATATATTTTTTTTAATTCTATTCATTTCCTGCAATCCGAGTACCTACAATTCAACTAAAGATAATTTCCTTCGTTCTTTTTTTAATACGAACGCAGGTAAAAAAAGTCCTCCTTCTTTATTTCTAACACTAAAAGGAAAAATTGCAGACTCCAATTCTAAGCCTGTAAAAAATATATCAATTCAGCTAAACTCAAGCGGCATAGATAGTGCAATACCCGAACTATCTGTAAGAAATGCAAGCGGTGAAAATGAACTTATCTGCACTGATTACAATTTAAAACCCGGAGAAGTCACCTGTATTTTTAACCTTCAGCTTCCCCAATACCAGAACTTTCAAGCTCCCATCCGGCTTTCTTTCACCGGCAATGGAAAAGAAATAGCTCAAATCGCCTCGTTTAACCTTTTTAGAAGTTCGAATCGTTTTATTCTGAATACAAAAATACCGGATGAAAGTACTTCTTTTACCCTGTTTAACGGAAATACACAACTACCTCTTACTACTATAGCAATAGAGGATTTTATGGCCGGATCCATAACAGACGATAAGGGAAATTATTCTTTTACCATACAGGCAGGTAAGAAATATATTCTTCACTTAAAGAGTCCGGAAAAAGCTTTAAGTACTATAGAAATCAATTTAGAAAATATACTAACAGAGGAGCAACTTAAAGAAATCATACAAAATCCCTCTTTATTACCTTTTCAAATTTCCAATAATTTCCAAAACCTTTTTACTGAATTATCTATTTCTTCTTCTAACATAAATACAGTGCCTTCTAATATAGATAATATTAGCAATTTGGACTATTACAAAGATCCCGCAAGCTCAAATACCAGTATAAGCCTCCCCACTGTATTTTATTCTCCTTCTACACAGTCTCTAACAGTAGGAAGTAGTTCTACAATTAGTCCTACAGTCAGCGGAACCGTTAATTCTTTTAGTATAAGTCCTTCCCTTCCTTCCGGTTTAAGTTTTAATTCTTCCACCGGGCTTATCAGCGGTACACCTTCTGTAAGTTTATCCTCAACTGTTTTTACAGTAACTGCTACAAATATAGCCGGTAGTGTCAGCACCAGTCTTACTTTATCTATCCTGCCAATAAATCCCGATCCCCCCTCTTCTTTGAGCTATTCAAGTTCTTCCAACACATTTTTGCAGGGAGTTTCTATTAGCTCACTGAATCCCGTTGTTACGGGAACAGTTACATCCTATTCGGTGAACCCCGCTTTACCTACCGGGCTTTCTCTGAACACATCTACCGGAGTTATCAGCGGCACTCCTTCGGCCACACAGGCTGCGAGTTCTTACACAATTACGGCCAGTAACACAGCCGGTAGCACCAATACCAGTATTTTAATTATCATAAATCCGCAGGCACCTTCTGTTTTAATTTATTCAGGTTCACCATTCACCTTTACTATCAATGCGCCTATCAATCCTCAAAATCCCGTTGTTACGGGAACAGTTACATCCTATTCGGTGAACCCCGCTTTACCTACCGGGCTTTCTCTGAACACATCTACCGGGGCTATCAATGGAACTCCTTCGGCTATACAGGGAGCCAGTTCCTACACAGTTACAGCTACTAATGTTACAGGCAGTACCAATACGTCTATTAGCATTACAGTAAATTCCAACCCTCCGAGTGGCTTAAATTATTCGGGTAATACATTTACTTTCATTAAGAATACTGCAATTAGTCCTCAGAATCCTACTGTTACAGGAACTGTCACATCCTATTCGGTAAGCCCTACTCTACCTTCCGGGCTTTCTCTGAACACATCTACCGGTGTCATCAGCGGAACTCCTTCGGCTACACAGGTAGCCAGTTCCTACACGGTAACAGCTACCAATGCCTATGGAAATACTACTGTATCGATTAGCATTACGATTAATGATGCACCTCCATCATCCCTGTCCTATACCGCTGCACCTTTTACCTTTACTCAGGGAATTGCTATCAGCCCACAAAATCCCGTTGTTACGGGAACAGTTACATCCTATTCGGTGAATCCTGCATTGCCCTCCGGTCTCTCTTTAAACACATCTACCGGGGTCATCAGCGGAACTCCTTCGGCCACACAGGGAGTCAGTTCCTACACGGTAACAGCTACCAATTCTTCCGGCAGCACCAATACGTCTGTTAGCATTACCATTATTATTCCAGCTCCATCATCCCTGTCCTATTCCGCTGCACCTTTTACCTTTACTCAGGGAATTGCTATCAGCCCACAAAATCCCGTTGTTACGGGAACAGTTACATCCTATTCGGTAAATCCTGCATTGCCCTCCGGTCTCTCTTTAAACACATCTACCGGGGTCATCAGCGGAACTCCTTCGGCCACACAGGGAGCCAGCTCTTATACGGTAACAGCTACCAATTCTTCCGGCAGCACCAATACGTCTATTAGTATTACCATAAATGGAGTTCCTACCCTTTCCGGAAGCCGACTTTTAACCAGATTATCCGGTGCTTCCGGAGGAACCGTAAAAGCCTATGGACTAGTAGTTGATAGTGCAGGCAATGTTTTTGTAGGTGGAACCACCAATATCGCTTTTGACTCCCAGACTATTACGGGTAGCACAGATATCTTTGTAATCAAATACGATAGCAGTGGAACAAAACAATGGACAAAGTTTGCCGGGGCTTCCGGAAAAGCTACAGAAGGACTGGCTCTCGCAATAGATGCGGGGGGAAATGTTTATTCCGCCGGATATACTTTCGGTGCATTTAATGGAGTTACCTGTCCGGCTAAAAACAATCAGTCCTGCGGATATATTATTAAATATAATACTTCCGGTGCTCCCCAGTGGACGGTAGTTCATAACCTTAGTAGCGGAAATAACGCAAGAATAGAATCTATCGCTGTATCAGGTACCTCGGTCTATGTGGCTGGCTATGCTACAGATGGCTGGAATGGCTTAAGCTGTGTAAATATCTGTACCATTTTATCCAGTTATAATACAGAAACCGGAGCACACAACTGGTCTCAGGTGATCGATGCCGGTAACACGAATTATATTGGTAAAGGTATTGCGGTAGACGGTTCCGGAAATATTATAATCACAGGCTATACCTATGCAACTATTGATACAAAGACCTGTACTTCTACTCCCTGTCCAGCTATCGCACAATATAATTCTTCCGGTGTTAGACAATGGTCGGATGTAATTGATGTATATGGCTTTTCTTATGCTACAGCTATTGATTCATCCGGTAATTCATATATAGGTGGCTACATCAAAGGTGGAACCAGTATCGATTCCCAAAACTGTAGTTTAACTTCTATTTACTATTGTTATACTCTAATGAAATATAATAGCTCCGGTATAAGACAGTGGAGTCGAGTAAATGGAACAACTTCCAAAGATGCAGTTACCCAGGGAATTAGCTCTGATGGTGTAAATGTTTATCTAACCGGATATACAACCGGGGGTTTAAACGGACAGACTCAAACCGGTACAAGAGATATTTTTCTTATAAAATATGCTTCCGATGGAACTCTGGGTTGGACTTATCAAGCAGGTGTAGCCGGTCAATTAACAGATAGCTTTAGTATTTTCTATAATTCAAATAATCTATATACAGGCGGATATACAACCGGTGCTTTAAACGGAGAAAGCTTAAATGGAAGCTATGATGCATTCTTTGAAAAGTATCAATAA
- a CDS encoding TonB-dependent receptor: MAGFQYKKFSSYVNFSRFFRYYEYSIDPTVSRHPNEVTSSPATSANFGFTYSFSRVLFSTNLNYRGASHRKNSSMGEIEPLTGYLLDNPYSDSYSYPMYRPKVVPAWTNVNVRMMYLLSEKFQIGGYVSNLLNSSQYLLEVSNIPSDYRRERRRFFFEFKGQL; this comes from the coding sequence ATGGCAGGTTTTCAATATAAGAAATTTTCCTCTTATGTAAATTTTTCACGATTCTTTAGATATTATGAATATAGCATAGACCCTACAGTTTCAAGGCATCCGAATGAGGTGACTTCAAGTCCGGCAACATCAGCGAATTTTGGATTCACTTACTCATTTTCTCGAGTTTTATTCAGTACAAATCTAAACTATAGAGGAGCTTCTCACAGAAAAAACAGTTCTATGGGTGAAATCGAACCGCTTACGGGCTATCTATTAGATAATCCTTATAGTGATTCCTATTCCTATCCCATGTACAGACCCAAAGTAGTACCCGCCTGGACAAATGTAAATGTACGCATGATGTATCTTTTATCGGAGAAATTTCAAATCGGAGGCTACGTGAGTAATCTTCTAAATTCTTCTCAGTACCTTTTAGAAGTAAGTAATATTCCATCTGATTACAGGAGAGAAAGAAGAAGGTTTTTCTTCGAATTTAAGGGACAGTTGTAA
- a CDS encoding methyltransferase, with translation MHKIFTFVDGFSSFFAKFFKFSFYGNLILLFRIFFFYIGSLLFNNPYIPNVLSIIFIVLINFVIFDRFIFNPSTYRDDIDNPYDSEGSGIQTLETIEEARNYNKWIAEKFEDYLGEHNLEIGAGRGTISAIISEKFPLEVFEIAEDNVAFLQKRFANNKNIKAVEKDFLECNKYSHYDCIYSSNVLEHIEEDGKFLFHSMKLLKTGGFFIAVVPAMPLLYSKFDSIIGHVRRYSKKDLSRFKDVLQQNGFSFKIIKYRYFNPIGAFGWFIKMKLMNNTVVKKSDAMTMNAILPFVSFLDYIPFPFGQSLWIVIKKI, from the coding sequence TTGCATAAAATTTTTACTTTCGTAGATGGTTTTTCTTCTTTCTTCGCAAAATTCTTTAAGTTTAGTTTTTATGGTAATCTAATTCTACTTTTTCGTATTTTTTTCTTCTATATAGGGAGTTTACTTTTCAACAATCCTTATATTCCTAATGTACTTAGTATTATTTTTATTGTATTAATTAACTTTGTTATTTTTGATAGATTTATTTTTAACCCGAGTACGTATCGTGACGATATAGATAATCCTTATGATTCAGAAGGTTCAGGAATCCAAACTCTGGAAACCATAGAAGAAGCAAGAAACTATAATAAATGGATAGCTGAGAAATTTGAAGACTATCTGGGAGAACATAACCTCGAGATAGGAGCAGGCAGGGGGACAATCAGTGCCATTATTTCAGAAAAGTTTCCTCTTGAAGTATTTGAAATTGCTGAAGACAATGTAGCTTTTTTACAAAAAAGGTTTGCTAACAACAAAAATATTAAAGCAGTAGAAAAAGATTTCTTGGAGTGTAATAAATATTCTCACTATGATTGTATTTATTCTTCTAATGTACTGGAGCATATTGAAGAAGATGGAAAGTTTCTCTTTCATAGTATGAAACTATTAAAAACCGGTGGATTCTTTATTGCGGTTGTACCGGCAATGCCTCTCTTATACTCAAAATTTGATTCGATTATCGGACATGTAAGAAGGTATTCCAAAAAAGACTTATCTCGATTCAAAGATGTATTGCAGCAAAATGGATTTTCCTTTAAAATAATTAAATACCGATATTTTAATCCTATTGGTGCATTTGGCTGGTTTATTAAAATGAAGTTAATGAACAATACTGTAGTTAAAAAGAGCGATGCTATGACTATGAATGCAATCTTACCTTTTGTATCTTTTCTGGATTATATTCCTTTTCCCTTCGGGCAAAGCCTGTGGATAGTTATCAAAAAAATTTAG